In Mustela erminea isolate mMusErm1 chromosome 20, mMusErm1.Pri, whole genome shotgun sequence, the sequence GGCAGGGTACAGATACAAATGTTTATTCTAcataaaaatttcacaaaatggGCAGCTGGTTGTACCAAGACCTTTGGTGAAGGGgctgaaggaggggagggaagtcgCTGTTCAAGAAGGCAACACGGACGGTGGTCACGGTCACTGGGCAGGAGCAGAGCTGAGGGGAGGCGGGGCccggccgcggccccgccccctgccgcaTGCACTCGCAGGCACACTCCCAGCCAATCAGCGAGGGGGCGGGCTCTCGGGTGGGGGCACGTTCCTGACTGGAGAAGCCCCGAGACGGGGAGGAGGGCGGTCCGCCTCCCTGGCTGGCGGCTGAGTACTGCATCCCAGACGCCAGACACCCACGTGGCATGTCCGTGGGGGGACAGCAAGGGCAGGACGTGACTGTAGGCCTGAGGTGACGTCTGACTTTCCAGGGCACAAGAGAGCAGGGACCCCTGTCCCAAACATGCAACACGATGGCTTGAGAACCTGACAGGCCGGCTGGGGAGGGTGGCTGGCGCAGGGTGTGGGCTCCAGCTAGGGCAGAGGCCCGGCGGGCCCCATCTGCCTCCCAAGCTCGAAGGGTGCTGGAAACCAGGCACCGGACGACCTCTCTAGAATGTTACCTGGGGCCAGGCACAGCCCGGAGGGGTTGCTCCTGGGGCTATAGGAATGTGGGAAGGAAGGACGAGGCAGCCAAGACCTGCTGGCCTCTGCCCCTAGGCCGGGGAGGGAGCCTGGTCTTGACCGAGCCAGAAGCCACCTGAAGCCACCTGGCCACGACACCCTGAGCCTCCCTGGCAGTGATGAGCTGTTAGAGGCTTAGAGCTGGGCTGTCTCTCAGGGCCACCCCTCCCCTGACCTGAAAAGCAGCACCATGTGGCCAGCTGGCCCCCACCCCTCAGGGGGCTCGGCTTTGGGGGACAGCTGGAGAGAACAGAGGTCAGGGCGGATGGGCCGTTGAGGAGGAGGCAAGGTTGGGGGTCCACCGAGCACCCTGGTCCCAGGAGAGGGCAGACCCTGGGCTAGACTGGGACTGTGGGCGGCATGGGAAGGGGAGCATGGCTACCCTGGGCAGCACGACCCGGGAGGGGTGAGGTGGCCTGGGCCAGGGCCGGAGTCTGTTCCCTGCGGACCTGCCCCCACCCACTGGCTCCTCGGTACAGACACACACGGTCACAGAGATCATGCACACGACGGCTCAGGGCGGGGGTACGGAGGGCCCTACGGCCGAGAAAGGAGCGGTACCgggtgggaaggaaggggctCCGAGCCAGAAGGCGGCGGCAGCCAGCGGGCCTCCCGAGGGCAGACAGACTGTCCCGAGCGGAGCGGCGGGTGGGGTGGCTTCTACCCGAAGATGCCTCCGAAGGTGGAGGCGATGACGATGCCCAGGACCACGCAGCAGATGATGATCATGATCTTCTTCTGCACAGGGTGGGCGGGAAGGGGCAGCCTCAGACTCAGGGGAGGCTCGGGGCCAGGGCACCCAGGGAGAGGAGTCCCTGAAGGGGGGCTGAGGACGGGGGGCCCGGGAACAAGGATCAGAATTGGAACTGGGGAAGGTGCCGCCTGGAATGTACCCGGGGAGGCAGTGGCTGCGGGGAGCTGAAGGCCTCGGGGTCAGGGCTCCGGTCAGAGCCCAGAGATGGGGTcaaggcagagtggggagggctCCGCGGTTGTTTCCCGGGGCTCCGAGGGGCAGAGGGGGCTACTGACCCGGCGCGCCTTGCTCTGGTACTTGACGGCCTTCTTGGTGTCAGACACGGCCCTCTCCACGTAGTCCACCGAATGTTCCACATTGTACTCAATCCTGTCGATCATCTCTCCCTGCAGGGCCGGCGCCCGTGAGCTCCAGCCGGCCCCCCTCAGGTCAAGGCTCTGGGGAAGCACCCtgaggtcagagaaagaaaagtggggGCGTGAGAAGGATGGGGTGCAGCCTGTCACCTGTGCCCCTCAGGCCAGGCTcccggggaggggctgggccatGCAGTTCCAGCCAAAGGGGTGCAGACCATGCAGAGGGTGCTCAGCCGGGGCCGGGAGAGGCGGGGGAGGCAGGGGCGGCAGCAGGTACTGGGACAGGGTCCCGCTCCCTCCTCGCAGACATGCAGGTTCCACCGCGCTCCGGCTGACTTTGGTCTTCAACATCCAAGGATCCCTGCCTACGCCCGTAGCCCTCCTGGGCCCCGTAATCTGGTCCCAGCAGCCCCCCAAGGCCGCTCCCACTAGGATGCTGACCAAGACTACCACCAGCGGTGCCATGACAAGCAGCCGCGCTCTCCGAGTCTACTGCCCCTGCCGGTGTCCTGCTGGTGTCGCCATGGTCTCTGCCCCAGCAGCCTCCTGGTGGCCTCCCGGCTTCCTGACTCGGCTCACACCAAACCCACACTTCGGGAAATCCAGAAGGCCAGCACCCCGTTTGCCTCACCTTCACTACGCCCCGAGCTCCAGCCACACGACCTCCTCAGTGAGCCTGGCTCTTGCCAGCCTCGGGACTGGGCTCTGCTGGTCCCGCTCTTCTCACCCGGGAAGTCTTCCAAGCTCAAAggccacctcctcagagaggccttccctgaccacccccatCCAAAGCAGCCACCGCAGGGACGCTATTACGGTGTTACCTTAAGTGTGGCCCTGGGACTAGTAGCAACAGCCTCgagcctgttagaaatgcaaattctccgGCCCCCTCCAACCCACCAATCTCTGGGAATGGGGACTAGGAAACCTCCAAGCCCCTCCAAGTGATTCCTGGGCCCTTTTCGAGTTGGAGAAGCCCCGCTTTATCTCACTGCCTCCTGCTAACCTCTCCTGAACACCCCGCACAAGCAGAGAACAGTCCATTCGTCACTCCCTTCTGCTGCCCTCCTACCCCACAGACATTAGCTCCAGGAAGCAGCGCCCCACCCCCCCGACCCCGCTGTCCTAGTCGCTGCTGTACTTCCGGCTCCGGGAAGGCAGCCGTCCACTGTGCCTCCGAGACAAACGGCTGGTGAGTTGGACAAGGCTGGGTGGGGGGCCATGCGGGGCCTGGTGGGCCAAGCAGAGCCATGCAAAGGACAAGGGTCCTTCAGGTGGGCCCAGCCCCAGAGGGGGTTTCAACAGCGGGGGTGGGTGAGTTACCTGGAGACTCGGTCCCTCCCGGGCAGCGCAGCGTGTCAGGCAGAAAGGGTGGGGGTTAGTGCagccctgggggctgctgggggctggcgGGCCGAGGGCCCCGGGCCCGGGCTCTCACCTGGCTCTCCACAAGCATGGCCATGTCCATGAACATGTCGTGCAGCTCCCGGATGCTGTTCTCCAGCTTGATGATCTCACTGTGCCGCGTCTCAATCTCGCTCAGGGCCTGCTTTGAGATGCTGGAGTCCATGATGATCTAGGGGGTGGGAGCAGTGGGCTGGGACCTGGGAACCTGCCGCGGAGGGCCTCGGGCGGGGCAGGGGGCCTCGGCCAGGACAGCAGCGGGGATGGGGGACCGTGACGGCTCCCTCCCAGCCACAGCGCTCCGCCACTTCCCCCTCGGTTCCTATTAGCTGTTACTGGATCTCTCCGGGACAGAAGTCTCAGCGTTAACATGAAGCCCCCTGTGCCCACCACATAGTCACCGCTCAGCAGCCTTGTAGGGAGGCCAAGGTGACAGCCCCAGAAGGGCCCAGGCCTTGAacctcctttctcccccccccgcccccgcccccgccctccagTCAGCCTCCCAGAGGGCAACtactcctcccttctctcccaggaCCCACAGCCCCTAGCTGCCTTCCACTCTCCAGGCCGCCTCCTTCGGGAAGCCCCCCTGCTCAAGTGTCACTTAAATGTAGAGACGGCCAAGGGCGCCACGTCTCCCAGGAGGAGGAACAAGGCCCTGAGGACGGTGGAAGGAGCCTCTGGCCAGGGGCAAACAAGAGAAGCAAGGAAGGGGACCCACTTCCCTGGACTGAGGAACCAGGAGACGGTGGTCTTCATTCTACCTGTGCCACTAAGATCCGTGTGGCCTCAGTCCGGGCCCTTTTCCTCTGGGACTCTGCCGTCCCTGAAACTGGCCTCTCAAGGTGGCTGTGTCCACAGACAGCCCAGGCCCAGCTTGGGCACACACACCAGGGGTCCCTGCCAGGGTGCGGTGGGCTGGCGGTGGGTGGCTCACACTCACCCCGGAAGCAAAGATGGCTGGGTTTCCGCTCTCCAGCATGTCCTCCAGCTCCTCGCTGGTCGTGGTCCGGCCGGCTGCAAGCAGGGATCGCACTGAGCCCTGCACACCCGCAGGGTtcggccccagccctgccccccaccccaacccaccccGCGAGCTCACTGATCTCCAGCTGCCTCTGGATGCGCCCCTTGCAGCGCTCACGGTAGTCAGACTGCGTGGCGTTGTACTCAGACATGACCTCCACAAACTTGCGGGACAGCGTGGAGTGCTAGGGCGTGACGTGGGAATGCAGGTGTCAGGCCCAGCTCCACAGAGCCCCAGGGCGTCCAGCGCCCACCAGCCCACCCCGGACACCCCCAGCAGCACCTGTGTCTTTCGGATCCTCAGGTCCGCGGATGAGCGGTTGAGGCCTTCCTCCTGCTCGATGCTCTGCTCGATGCCTGGGcagaccgggggggggggggggggggggggcggcgctgAGCCACGACCTGTCCGCCTCGCCACTGTCTTCTCCCTCTTGGACCCACACACCCAGGATCTGCTCCAGACCTCCCCTGGGGAGGGTCTAGTGTGGACTGGGCGTGGGGCGGTGGTCACgggaagcagagggacaggacGCACCAGACACTGGGGAAGGGTCGCCAGGGGCCCATCCGGGCGCGCTGCGGGTTTCGGcgtgtgcacatatgcacaccCGTGAGGCCTCAGGCACACtgcaagctgtgtgtgtgtgtgtgtgtgcgcctaCCACACACTAGGTCTGGCAGCTCAGGCCcaccctgccttctgctcaggaagGAAGGGCCAGCCGGGGAGGACCTGGTGGCCCCAAGCTGCAGGCCCTTGGTCCCTGCACCCGTGCACCTCTGCACTCCCACAAACGCGGTGCTGGCCATACCTTGAACCCTCTTTAGCTTAAGTGGGGACATTCCCAGAGTGAAGCCTGGTGCAAACAAGCCTTACCAGGTAGCAGTGCACCCTCATGAAGGAGAGCGAGACCCAACGGCCCGCTCCGAGCTAGGGAGACCCGTGGGACGCAGAGGGAGTGGGCCCGGCgcgcccccccacctccagccaggGCCCGGGTGGAGCCCGGACTCACTCTTTAACTTGGAGCGGACTTGGTTTGCGGTCTTCTTTATGTCGGACATgagctcctccagctcctccttcgTCTCTGGGGAggtagaaggggcagagggtagaTGCCCCGGGGCGCCCCCACTGCTGCCTGACAGTCAGGCTCAGCCCCTGGCACAGGGGGCTCCGTCGCGGGGCTCTGGGCAGACCCTGGGTCCCAGGTCTCCCCCCTGGCCCCGGCTAaggctctgcctgcccctccgcTGCTGGGCCGGGGCCACGCCAGCTGCAGCCTCACCCCCCCGCCGTGCTGCCTTCCAAGgagcctcccctcctccttcactGGCTCTGCCACCCCCTGCAGATAACAGATGGGTCTAAATTTAAGGCAGAAATAATTGTGGAGCAGCTGGCGATGCTGGAGTTGGCGCTGGGGAACACTGACTTGATGCTTGCCTGAGTCgaaatggggggggggcgctgcaGGCTCACCTAGAGTTACCTGGTAGCTCTGGGGGGCCAGGGGGGCCAGATGTCCAGCCAGTAGGGGGACAgagccaggggccagggaggCTGAAGCAAGCCCCCATCAACGGAGCCCCCTAGGTGGGGCAGACCTTCTACTGGGTGCCCTTTCCCAGGTGCTGAGCTCAGAGGAGAGCAAGCGCTGGATGCACAATGGGCGGCTGGGGGCACGAGGCACCAGGCTTGGACGGAGCTGGCggagagaggctcagagaggccagcCCCCTGGCACACGGTTAGCCCTGGGGCAGCAGGTGGCCAGTCCTGTGACAGTGACGCTGGGGGAAGGCCACAGCCTAGTGTTTCTGGCCCTTGCTCCGACTGGAACCTCTCTCTAAAGCTGGCAGAAGCCCTGGGGGTTCCCAGCTTGCTCCACCCCCCGCAAGTGGCAGGCTGGCCGAGTGGGGCCAGGTGGCTGCTTCCCCCTGGGGTGTTGGTGACAGCGCCCCAGCCTCCGggcaaccccaggactctgactTCCTGGAGAAACCACGGAACTCCTGGGggagccttagtttcctctggGGCTGGGCCCCTCctcggggtggggaggagcattTACAGCAGTCGATCAGTTGGGGGGTACCTCCTAAGTAGGTCGTGAGGTAGGGGACTTCAGGGAGTGGAGGAGGCGCCTCTTTCTTACAAACAAAGGAAACTTGGTTATCAGCTGCTCTGATGTCTCTGCCTCTTTTGCTCAGACCCAAAACAGCCCAGGCCAGATGGCAGCCCCCAGGGAAGGCAGAGCAGGCCTCGGCCCCGGGGAAAGCCGCCCCCTCGCTGCTGTCCTTCCCCGGAAACTGCTCCCTCTGGTCTGGAAGCCTTACCGGGGAGCCCCCTGCTCTCATCAGTGACGGCCGGCCAATCCTGACTGCTTGGCTCACAGTGGCAGTTCCGAGCCGGTCGCTACTGACTGACGTGGGGACACCTTGTGCAGAAGGTGTGACAAGAGGAAGGAACTGGCGTCTCGGTGGCCCCACGCTCAGCCTGTCCACCAGCAGGGGAGGGCCGCAGCTCTCTGCAGCACTCTGCACCGGTTGTCAGCCCCCTTCCGACCCTCAGCAGGAGGGACCCACACAGGGACACACCCAGACTCACACACGCGTGTGTGAAGACGTATGACATCACACGTTGCTACCTGAGACAAGtctctggggagaggggcagcgcGCGACGGCCACACTGAACTCGGGCCCTGGCTTGGAGGGGCCCCGTCTCCTTCCCACCCATTCCTGGGGCAGGCTCCCGGCTCCCAGCAGACTCCTATCGCTTTCTAAGGGCCTGGGCCAGCTCGGCTTGGCCCTGGCCTCCAGTTCCAGTGCACTCTGGGGGCTGCGGAGAGATTTCTTCTGGGGGCTTGAGGATGCCTGCAGGCTGGGCCGAGGGGTCAGGGATAGGGAGACGCAGCAGGAGGCCACACGCAAACCCAGCCCTAAGGGCTTCCCCTGGGCCATCCAGGGCCGGGACCCTCCCCCTTGCATTCTTGGGGCCCCCTGGGCTAgaggggggggtgggaaggaggccaGCCGGCAGGAGCAGTGCACACCCGCTCAGGTCACAGGCCTGCGCGCTCGCACTGTCACAGCCTCCCCAGGGCCGCAGGGAAGGCACCTTGGACCTGCGTGCTGTCAGCCCGGCACAGGGCTGGGCAGTCACCAATACCTCGCCAGGAACGGCGACAGGAGGGTTGGGGAGCATGTCTGGGGACAGAGTGCAATGCAGACACACAGAGGCTCCCTGTGTGCAGGAGGAAGGTGActtcctggagccctgggaaggCCCGGCTCCGGGGTACCAGTGGCCAGGTGCCAGGGCTGCTAGCTCCTTCCGGAAGCTCCTCCCGCTTGGCCGGCTCGCCCTCCCACGGCGCTGAGGCTCGGCGCGGCCATCTGCTCCCCCGGGAGGCTTGcgaaggggaggggctgggcagagaggcTTCCTTTTGAGCCGGGCAGCACCCCCTGACCCAGCTTACCTGGCTCAAGGTCGGTCCACCCATGCCAACCTGGGTGGAGACCCGGGGCCAGCGGGGGATCCTGGGCACCAACCCCTGCCCCGGGCCAGCTGCGTTCCCTGGAGCTTTCCACGGGGCCCTCCGCGTGCCGGGCAGGCCCAGCAGTGCGGGTGCTGGGgatccaggagcccctccccgGCAGGACAccgccccctcccggcccccagcccccctgCTGCCTGGGTCCCACACACTCACTCTCgtcggggttgggggaggccaGGATGGCGCTGTGCTTCCGCTTCACCTCCTCCACGTTCTCCGAGATCTTGTCGATGAAGCCTCGGATCTCCTCCACCTGTGCGCCAGGGCCTCGGTCAGGAGGAGACCGGGGAGGGCGCTCGTGGGCCCCGGGGCTGGACCAGACTGAGGCTGGCGGTCAGGTTCAGAGGGGCTGGACCAGGCTTCGGGTGGGGGGTGTGATGTGGGTGTCCCCCCCGCCTCCAAGGTCTCCCGGTGTACTCGAGGGCGTGGGGTGTGCTGGCTCCCACCTGTTCGAAGAACTCATCCATGAAGCCGTCCCGGTCCACCGTGACAGTGACATCGTCGTCATCATCGCTGTCCTTGGCCTGTGCGGGGTGTGCGCACGTGAGTGGAACGGCGGCAGCCCCACGGGGTCCCGCCGGGCCTGGGACTGCAAACTGCCCGGCATCATACGCAGGAGGCTGGCGGGCTCGGCTCTGGGGCCCTGACTGCCGCCCTCTGCGCTCTGTCCTCTTGGCAGGGACAAGGTCTGGCTGtgccccagctcccagccacAGTGAGACCTGGAGGACCCCTGGGGCCCCAGCGTAAGGACAGAGGCCCTGCCTGTCAAGTTGGTGACAGGGCCCAGTCTCTACCTCTAGGCCAAGGACTCCTTCCCCTGCCCAGCTGCTTGCCCCTTTCCCACAGAACCGGGGCCCTCCCGACACACCCCTCACCCTAGGGGGCAGCTGGAAACGCGGCCCCAACTCACGGACCTTGCCTGGGACACGTTGCCTAGAAGCCGGCCTTCTCTACTTCCTAGTCCCGACaggttgggttttttaaaaagattttatttatttatctgacagatcacaagtaggcagagaggcaggcagagagagaggaggaagcaggctccccgctgagcagagagcccgatgcggggctcgatcccaggaccctgagatcatgacctgagccgaaggcagaggcttaacccactgagccacccaggcgccccccctcccCTGTGGTTTTAAGTAGGATGGAGCCCAAAGTTCCCAAGCTCCtttttggcaggggtggggggcggggggggcagtcCGGGCGTGGGCGGCCTGGGTGCCAGGCCACCCATACCTGCCTCGGCTCAGACTGCGGCGCCGTCCCACAGTGCCTGAAGCAGGCCTGGGGGATCCCGGTGTGCGCAGCCCCGCAAACCCAGCTCTCCCAGCGCGTGACATCAGACCTCCGTCCTCCTTCCCTTCGGGCCACCAGCCTGCGAGGCCAGTCCTGCCGCTTGGCTCGGGGCCTGCCCTAGGCCCCACCCTGCCACCCTGGGAGAGGCCCGACAAAAGCCACCCACAATGGGGCTGAGTAATCACACCTGTGACTCCCAGTGTGCCGGCCGCGCTCGCCCCTGTCCGCCTCACACGCTTCCGAATCGCCAGGGGCAGCCCGCTCTGCTGGCGAGCGCAAGTCCCTCTCCACGGCCAAGGCCAGGGGCCCCCTCGCGCTGGGGTTATCAGGCTTGATCACAGCCCTTCGGGTCCCGGCACCCATGGGAGGAGGTGCGAGCAGGCTCAGCACCGGTTCACCTTGGTCTCTCTTGTGTCAGGGTCCAGGTCAAGGACCAGGCAGCGGTTGAGGGATGGGGAAGCTGGGGGACCCAGAGGCTGGGCCCAGCTGGCCTGCTGCGGAGGGACCCAGGTTCTGCGCCCAGCACAGACAGGGACTGGCTGAGGGACGTGCCCTCTGAGTCTGTTTGCTCCTGTGTGCGGTGGGGACAGGGACGCCTGGCCGCAGGGACAGCAGGTTGAGGAAGGTGGGAAGGCACCGCATGTTCCGTAAAGGGCTGTGCCCCTGGGGCTCTCGGGGTCCCACTGCCCCCCCAGAGAGGGACCAGACAGCAGAGGGGTTGGCTGGGAGCTTTACGGAGGCAGAGGCGGCTCTCACAGGCCCCCTCATCAGGAGATcacacctcctcccccagcagctAAAATAAATCCTTGCTCCCACAAGTGCCTGTGGCTGCTACCAggtggccccctcccccagccaagCCCACCTATAGACAAAGAGAATCTAGAAGCCGTTTCCACACTTTTGAACCCTGCCAGGAGCAGGACCTAAGCTAGAGGAGCACTCCTTAGGGAAACCGAGGCAGAGTGCAGTCTGGAGGAGCCCAGGTCCCCCTCCGGGGCAGCCTGCTAGGTTGGGAGGTGGCCCCAGAAGAACTCCTGCCCTTCAGCGGCCTGCCCTGTCTGTCTTTCCTGGCATCTAGAGAAGCAGAGGGatggacaggacaggacagaagGAGAATGTTCCAGGACCTCTCCCAAGAACAGTAATGACCAGTGAGGACCAAAGACAAGGGCATCACCGTTTCCAGAGACCCCTGGGATCTGGGCCGCTGCTCGGCCTGGGCCCCGGCTTGCCCGCCCGTCCGTCAAACAAGGAGGGATCTTCTCCAGCATCCAGCAGCTCCGACCTGCCCCCTCCTGGGCCTCCCCAGAAATCTGACAGCTGGAGTCGGGGAGTTTCTCCCACACAGGGTTGGCAGGAAGGCCGCTCACACTCTCCGCCCGGCCCCCAGGCCATGAGCGCAGAGCTGAGGAAGGGGACACCAGGGGCCAGGGCCTGACTGGGGCTCCCAGGCTGGGCTACTCCCCGAAGATGGCACTCGGATTGGCCCCAAAGCCGCTCGGAGGACTGAGGGCCTGAATTCGCAGCCCGGGTCACAGCAGTGGTGACTCCAAGCAAAACCTGGAGGGGATTCTCCGTGGGGACCCCTTCCTTACCACGTCCTGGCACTTCCTCCTCCACAGGACTTCGTACCCACTGCCCCTCGCCACCTCGCTGGTGCAGCTTGAAACCGGACCCTGGGTCACCCCACCTAAaccacctccctgcctccacaACCCACCCGCCGTCTTCCCCTGCCCCAGTGCAATTCCCTCCGCCTGGAATGCTGATTCCACGAAGCAGACATTCCTGCCATCCTTCGATGCCACCTCCTTCCAGAAGCCTCCCCCAGGTCAGTATCTCGCTCCTCTGGTTCCCCACACACTGTTCACATCTCGACTGGAACCACAGCCACACAATGAAAAGCCACCTTGGCCTCAGCTTGCATACCTCCTGTGACGGTGAGCTCACGAGGCTTCCCCAGGCAGCTCTGCCTACCTTGGGCTGCCCCAACTGTCCCTTTCTTGTGGCCCTAAGCCATGAAGAACCTGTTGGTGCCCTTTCCCTTGGCTGGACTTGCCAGAGATCTGACGGCAGCATCCACACCTTCCCTGGGTTCTCCTCCTCAAGCTGACCATTCCCTTCCCCTCACATCCCTCCTGGGACCCTAAATTAAGTTGCAACCCCTGCCCCAGACTTGTTTGGATcagcctctctcttcttctgcggTACATGATATAAACTCAATCTGTTGTTGATGGTGGTCTAAGCGGTACCAAAGAGCTGACCCATCCCCTCCCTCTTTTTATGAGGTCTACCTTCATTAATGCAACCAGAGATCAGTATAAGTGATCATACAGCACTTCCTGGCCAGAAAAGTCCCAAGCCCTTACCTACCCCTGTCTACTTGGTTGGATTTTAGGCTCAAGGGAAGGACTTTTTTTGCTT encodes:
- the STX1A gene encoding syntaxin-1A; protein product: MKDRTQELRTAKDSDDDDDVTVTVDRDGFMDEFFEQVEEIRGFIDKISENVEEVKRKHSAILASPNPDEKTKEELEELMSDIKKTANQVRSKLKSIEQSIEQEEGLNRSSADLRIRKTQHSTLSRKFVEVMSEYNATQSDYRERCKGRIQRQLEITGRTTTSEELEDMLESGNPAIFASGIIMDSSISKQALSEIETRHSEIIKLENSIRELHDMFMDMAMLVESQGEMIDRIEYNVEHSVDYVERAVSDTKKAVKYQSKARRKKIMIIICCVVLGIVIASTFGGIFG
- the LOC116580871 gene encoding uncharacterized protein LOC116580871, which gives rise to MLPSDLWQVQPRERAPTGSSWLRATRKGQLGQPKVGRAAWGSLVSSPSQEVCKLRPRWLFIVWLWFQSRCEQCVGNQRSEILTWGRLLEGGGIEGWQECLLRGISIPGGGNCTGAGEDGGWVVEAGRWFRWGDPGSGFKLHQRGGEGQWVRSPVEEEVPGRGKEGVPTENPLQVLLGVTTAVTRAANSGPQSSERLWGQSECHLRGVAQPGSPSQALAPGVPFLSSALMAWGPGGECERPSCQPCVGETPRLQLSDFWGGPGGGRSELLDAGEDPSLFDGRAGKPGPRPSSGPDPRGLWKR